One Chromobacterium paludis genomic window carries:
- a CDS encoding HlyD family efflux transporter periplasmic adaptor subunit, translated as MTLHAGPLQADGSPSWMLHDPAANRFYQLGWASFEMLSRWSLGSGPALLEAVNAETTLQLNVDDLRQLLLFLQRHQLLQAGGAAESDWLWQLRQAGRPGYAMWLLKNYLFFRIPLVKPEAWLNRALPWLSWLFRPVFWWLMGAVALSGLVMVSRRWDEFTHTFSDYGGWTAALGIAVSLGVAKLLHELGHALTARHLGCRVPAMGVAFLVMMPVLYTDTNDAWKLPSRRHRLLIGAAGMLAELTLAAWATLAWNFLPDGPWRAGVFLLATTTWLATLALNSSPFMRFDGYFLLADWLGVPNLHERAFALARWQLRGFFLGLDDPVPEYFPAARQRGLILFAWATWLYRLVLFTSIAFLVYHLFFKALGILLLMVELGWFIVRPIAGELRVWWRRRDELRWQAETQRSAAVLVLGLLFLILPWQSDIASPAVMGAAQSQALYAPEAAEVAEVVAKDGQSVHAGQLLARLNSPSLMEQLLRAQAIERGLAWQVAQQPFNSDLQRQGQTLQKQWLAARQQVEALSQQEERLRLVAPFDGRVADVSDALRQGTTVAAGERLLQIVGPRGMRGDAFVDEDERLRLVRGGEATFVANNGAGKRISCKLGAIDRLNLATLDEPLLASTYGGPIPTEARDHGLVPLHALFRVRLVECDRPAAPWSEMAGVARLHGEHYSLLQRGWRQLMVALGREAGL; from the coding sequence TTGACGCTGCACGCAGGCCCGTTGCAAGCGGATGGTTCGCCAAGCTGGATGTTGCACGACCCGGCCGCCAACCGCTTTTATCAACTGGGCTGGGCAAGCTTTGAAATGCTGTCGCGTTGGTCGCTGGGCAGCGGGCCGGCCCTGCTGGAGGCGGTCAATGCCGAAACCACCTTGCAACTGAATGTGGATGATCTGCGGCAGTTATTGCTCTTCCTGCAGCGACATCAGCTGCTGCAGGCCGGCGGCGCCGCGGAGAGTGACTGGCTATGGCAGCTGCGGCAGGCTGGCAGGCCTGGCTATGCCATGTGGTTGTTGAAGAATTATCTGTTTTTCCGCATCCCGCTGGTCAAGCCAGAGGCCTGGCTGAACCGGGCCTTGCCTTGGTTGAGCTGGTTGTTTCGGCCGGTTTTCTGGTGGTTGATGGGCGCGGTGGCGCTGAGTGGCCTAGTGATGGTGTCGCGGCGCTGGGATGAGTTCACGCATACCTTTTCAGACTATGGCGGTTGGACGGCGGCATTGGGTATCGCCGTCTCCTTGGGGGTGGCCAAGCTGTTGCATGAACTGGGCCATGCCTTGACGGCGCGTCACCTGGGGTGCCGGGTGCCGGCCATGGGGGTCGCTTTCCTGGTGATGATGCCCGTGCTGTACACCGACACCAATGACGCGTGGAAATTGCCTTCTCGGCGCCATCGCCTGCTGATCGGCGCGGCGGGCATGTTGGCGGAGCTGACCCTGGCGGCCTGGGCCACGCTGGCGTGGAACTTTCTGCCCGACGGTCCCTGGCGCGCCGGCGTGTTTCTGCTGGCCACCACCACCTGGCTGGCGACGCTTGCGCTGAATTCCAGCCCCTTCATGCGCTTTGATGGTTATTTCCTGTTGGCGGACTGGCTGGGAGTGCCTAATTTGCATGAGCGGGCCTTTGCCCTTGCGCGCTGGCAGCTGCGAGGCTTTTTCCTGGGGCTGGATGATCCCGTGCCGGAATATTTTCCCGCGGCCAGGCAGCGCGGGCTGATTCTGTTCGCATGGGCAACTTGGCTATACCGCTTGGTGTTGTTCACCTCCATCGCCTTCCTGGTCTACCACTTGTTCTTCAAGGCTCTGGGGATCTTGCTGCTGATGGTGGAGCTGGGATGGTTCATTGTCCGGCCCATCGCCGGAGAGCTGCGGGTGTGGTGGCGTCGGCGCGACGAGCTGCGCTGGCAAGCGGAGACCCAGCGCAGCGCCGCGGTGCTGGTTTTGGGGCTGCTGTTCCTGATTCTGCCGTGGCAGAGCGATATCGCCAGTCCAGCGGTGATGGGCGCCGCGCAATCCCAGGCGCTGTATGCGCCTGAAGCCGCCGAAGTCGCCGAAGTCGTGGCCAAGGATGGCCAGAGCGTGCATGCGGGCCAGCTTTTGGCCCGGCTGAACTCTCCTTCGCTGATGGAGCAATTGCTACGGGCGCAGGCCATCGAGAGAGGCTTGGCTTGGCAGGTGGCGCAGCAGCCTTTCAACAGCGATCTGCAGCGGCAAGGGCAAACTTTGCAGAAGCAATGGCTGGCGGCGCGGCAGCAGGTGGAGGCCCTGTCGCAGCAGGAGGAGCGGCTGCGGCTGGTGGCGCCGTTTGACGGGCGGGTGGCGGATGTCAGCGACGCGTTGCGCCAGGGCACCACGGTGGCGGCTGGCGAGCGATTGCTGCAGATCGTAGGACCCCGCGGCATGCGCGGCGATGCGTTCGTGGACGAGGATGAGCGGCTACGTCTGGTGCGGGGCGGAGAGGCCACTTTCGTCGCGAATAACGGAGCTGGCAAGCGCATTTCCTGCAAATTGGGCGCAATCGACCGCTTGAACCTGGCAACGCTAGACGAGCCGCTGCTGGCCTCGACTTATGGCGGTCCTATTCCGACTGAGGCGCGCGATCATGGCCTGGTGCCACTGCATGCCCTGTTCCGGGTCCGCCTGGTGGAATGTGACCGGCCGGCGGCTCCTTGGAGCGAGATGGCCGGCGTCGCGCGTTTGCATGGTGAACACTACAGCCTGCTGCAGCGAGGCTGGCGCCAGCTGATGGTGGCGCTGGGTCGCGAGGCGGGGCTGTGA
- a CDS encoding efflux RND transporter periplasmic adaptor subunit, whose product MGHVDRSRELATLLQLLHRAREAESPARLGFVMSNETLQLIPYRQAAFWREGLHSHVATLSGLAEPDPVAPYPQWLAGLFRHLRPRADESALSRCLVAADLPEALGDEWPQWLPEHALWLRLDEHGALLLARDLPWSEYEIRLAEELAHGYGHALRQFAPRKNWKTMAGEWVRAGPRRRRALLAILLLACFPIRLSVLARAEVVPSDPVLLRAPVAGVIEKVAVLPNQPVKRGAALFDLDSTVLSGQYALAKEEARAAEESFRASAQLALTDDKGKLALAQDKARVEEKDIAAEFTGRELRRMHVAAPADGVVVFSDRNDWQGKAVAQGEKVMTLADPSKVELTAWLPAAEAIALEPGSQVTLYPNGSPLHSYDAVLQRVAYKAEVGEGNLLAYRLQAKFADKQHLPQLGQMGTARVYGDWVPLCYYALRRPLTAARQWLGW is encoded by the coding sequence ATGGGACACGTTGATCGTAGCCGGGAGTTGGCCACGTTGCTGCAGCTGCTGCATCGCGCGCGGGAGGCGGAAAGCCCGGCGCGGCTCGGTTTTGTCATGAGCAATGAAACGCTGCAGCTCATTCCCTATCGCCAGGCGGCTTTTTGGCGCGAAGGGTTGCACAGCCATGTCGCTACCTTGTCCGGGCTGGCGGAGCCAGACCCGGTGGCGCCGTATCCACAGTGGCTAGCCGGCCTGTTTCGTCATTTGCGGCCTCGGGCCGACGAAAGCGCGCTCAGCCGCTGCCTGGTTGCGGCGGATCTGCCGGAGGCGCTGGGAGATGAGTGGCCGCAATGGCTGCCAGAACATGCGCTATGGCTGCGACTGGACGAGCACGGCGCCTTATTGCTGGCCCGAGACCTGCCGTGGAGCGAGTATGAAATCCGTTTGGCTGAAGAGCTGGCCCATGGTTATGGCCACGCCTTGCGCCAGTTTGCGCCACGCAAGAACTGGAAGACGATGGCCGGCGAGTGGGTGCGCGCCGGGCCGCGTCGCCGACGGGCGCTATTGGCCATATTGCTGCTGGCATGCTTCCCGATACGCTTGAGCGTGTTGGCTAGAGCCGAGGTTGTGCCTAGCGATCCGGTTCTGCTGAGGGCGCCGGTTGCGGGGGTGATCGAAAAAGTGGCGGTTTTGCCCAACCAGCCAGTCAAGCGCGGCGCCGCCTTGTTTGATCTCGACTCTACGGTGCTGTCTGGCCAGTATGCCCTGGCCAAGGAGGAAGCACGGGCGGCAGAGGAAAGTTTTCGCGCCAGCGCCCAATTGGCTTTGACCGATGACAAGGGCAAGCTGGCGCTGGCCCAGGACAAGGCCAGGGTCGAAGAAAAGGATATCGCGGCCGAATTCACTGGGCGGGAACTGCGGCGCATGCATGTCGCGGCGCCGGCGGACGGCGTCGTGGTATTTTCCGACCGCAACGATTGGCAGGGCAAGGCGGTGGCGCAGGGGGAAAAGGTGATGACCCTGGCAGACCCGTCCAAGGTGGAGCTGACGGCTTGGCTGCCCGCGGCGGAGGCAATCGCCCTGGAGCCGGGCAGCCAAGTCACGCTGTATCCCAACGGCTCGCCTTTGCATTCCTATGATGCGGTGCTGCAACGTGTGGCTTACAAGGCGGAGGTAGGAGAGGGCAATTTGCTTGCCTATCGCCTGCAAGCGAAGTTCGCCGACAAGCAGCACCTGCCCCAGTTGGGACAGATGGGTACCGCCAGGGTTTATGGCGATTGGGTTCCGCTGTGCTATTACGCCTTGCGCCGGCCGCTGACGGCTGCGCGGCAATGGCTGGGGTGGTGA
- a CDS encoding efflux RND transporter periplasmic adaptor subunit: MVWTLACGAAMAAQPAGSAVNAADGRIRVQLMSRHAVTLSGEIAAKISALPVVEGGSFRRGQLLVEFDCSSYRAQLRKAQASLEAASQLLKVNNQLAKYNSVGMLELTQAQGKAKEAAADASYAQTLVSKCSIVAPFDGRVARRSAAVHQYVNPGSPILDIVDADALELRMLVPSKWLAQLQPGRRFSVTVDELGATFPARIERLGAQIDPVSQSILAIGVIEGKAPNLLPGMSGWASFK; the protein is encoded by the coding sequence ATGGTTTGGACCTTGGCCTGCGGCGCGGCGATGGCGGCTCAGCCCGCCGGGTCGGCCGTCAATGCCGCCGATGGGCGCATCCGCGTGCAATTGATGTCGCGCCACGCGGTGACTTTGTCTGGTGAGATCGCTGCCAAGATATCGGCCTTGCCGGTGGTGGAGGGCGGCAGTTTCCGCCGCGGACAACTACTGGTGGAGTTTGACTGCAGCAGTTACCGCGCGCAGTTGCGCAAGGCCCAGGCTTCGCTGGAGGCGGCCAGCCAGTTGTTGAAGGTGAACAATCAGCTGGCTAAGTACAATTCAGTTGGCATGCTTGAGCTGACCCAGGCGCAAGGCAAAGCCAAGGAGGCGGCCGCGGATGCCAGCTACGCGCAGACGCTGGTCTCCAAATGCAGCATCGTCGCTCCGTTCGATGGACGGGTGGCCAGACGCAGCGCGGCCGTGCACCAATACGTCAATCCCGGCAGTCCGATTCTAGACATCGTCGATGCGGATGCGCTGGAGCTGCGCATGCTAGTCCCGTCCAAGTGGTTGGCGCAGCTGCAGCCCGGACGTCGTTTCAGCGTCACGGTGGATGAGCTGGGCGCAACCTTCCCTGCACGGATTGAGCGGCTTGGGGCGCAGATCGATCCTGTCAGCCAGTCCATCCTGGCCATCGGCGTCATAGAAGGCAAGGCGCCGAATTTGTTGCCAGGCATGAGCGGCTGGGCGAGCTTCAAATAA
- a CDS encoding TolC family protein, with translation MSFAVAVALTGCAVAPQPLSVAERQSILAADRQMMFGSQEPLTKPVTLQEAMARAMKYNLDYRVKLMEEALAQRQLDLSSLDMLPRLALAAGYTSRNKDNASSSQNVATGEQSLVPSISSERHDSTADLSLSWNVLDFGVSYYSAQQQADRVLILEQRKRKVAQQLMQQVREAWWQAVGAQRLQGRVDALLKQAEAALEDARQVEQQKLRAPLDALNYRRQLLDVIRQMSAVRNSLSQAKPRLAAIMNVAPGQPFLVAVPDNMPVPSLGLPVDKMEDMALLNRPEVVEADYGKRIGALETRKAIAKLLPGLEFSVGQHYDSNKFLINNAWSDAGLRISWNLLNLFSAGSITRAAEAQKQVGDAQRLALNMAVLTQVHVAYLDFNGKARQYELEHELNSVDQAIYEQTRNAVDSGASARLQGILADANAVFSSLRLYQSYGDLQNAYGLMGASLGLDPLPASTRGYDLVSLSQAFQGAESRWQGTVAGGKQ, from the coding sequence ATGTCGTTCGCCGTTGCGGTGGCGCTGACCGGGTGTGCGGTAGCGCCGCAACCCTTGAGCGTGGCCGAGCGTCAGTCAATCTTGGCGGCGGATCGCCAGATGATGTTTGGCAGCCAGGAGCCGTTGACCAAGCCCGTGACGTTGCAGGAAGCAATGGCGCGAGCGATGAAGTACAACCTGGATTACCGCGTCAAGTTGATGGAAGAGGCGCTGGCGCAACGCCAGCTGGACCTATCCAGCCTGGATATGCTGCCTAGGCTGGCGCTGGCGGCAGGGTACACCTCCCGGAACAAGGACAATGCCTCGTCATCGCAAAACGTGGCCACCGGCGAGCAATCCTTGGTGCCCTCCATCTCCAGCGAAAGGCACGACAGTACCGCCGATCTGAGTTTGAGCTGGAACGTGCTGGACTTTGGTGTCAGCTATTACTCGGCGCAGCAGCAGGCTGACAGAGTGCTGATCCTGGAGCAGCGCAAACGTAAGGTAGCGCAGCAGTTGATGCAGCAGGTAAGGGAGGCCTGGTGGCAGGCCGTCGGCGCCCAGCGTTTGCAAGGGCGGGTGGATGCCTTGCTGAAACAGGCGGAAGCCGCCTTGGAGGACGCTCGGCAAGTTGAGCAGCAGAAATTGCGCGCGCCGCTGGATGCGCTCAATTATCGCCGCCAGCTGCTGGATGTGATCAGGCAGATGAGCGCGGTGCGCAACTCTCTGTCGCAAGCCAAGCCCAGGCTGGCTGCCATCATGAACGTGGCGCCGGGCCAGCCCTTCCTGGTGGCGGTGCCGGATAATATGCCTGTGCCGTCGCTAGGCCTTCCTGTAGACAAGATGGAGGATATGGCCCTGCTGAACCGGCCGGAGGTTGTCGAGGCCGATTACGGCAAGCGCATCGGCGCGTTGGAAACACGCAAGGCCATCGCCAAGCTCTTGCCGGGCTTGGAGTTCAGCGTCGGACAGCACTACGACAGCAATAAATTCCTGATCAACAACGCGTGGAGCGATGCCGGCCTGCGCATCAGTTGGAACCTGCTCAACCTGTTCAGCGCCGGATCCATCACGCGGGCGGCGGAGGCGCAGAAGCAGGTAGGCGATGCGCAGCGTCTGGCACTGAATATGGCGGTACTGACCCAAGTTCATGTCGCATACTTGGATTTCAATGGCAAGGCGCGGCAATATGAGCTTGAGCATGAATTGAACAGCGTGGATCAAGCCATCTATGAACAGACGCGAAACGCGGTAGACAGCGGGGCATCGGCCCGTCTGCAAGGCATCCTGGCGGATGCCAATGCCGTTTTTTCGTCCTTGCGGCTGTATCAGTCTTATGGCGACCTGCAAAATGCTTATGGCCTGATGGGGGCCAGCCTGGGGCTGGATCCTTTGCCAGCATCCACCAGGGGATATGACTTGGTTTCCTTGAGCCAGGCCTTCCAGGGTGCGGAGAGCCGGTGGCAGGGGACCGTGGCGGGAGGCAAGCAATGA